A genomic window from Variovorax paradoxus includes:
- the bluB gene encoding 5,6-dimethylbenzimidazole synthase — protein sequence MAHAFAANEARAVYRAIHERRDMRHFAGGQVAPEVLRRLLDAAHHAPSVGFMQPWRFIRIRGEALRQQLHRVVEQERVLTARALGEREDEFMRLKVQGLLDAAELLAVTLADGREKHVFGRRTLPQMDLASASCAIQNLWLAARAEGLGMGWVSLFDPAEVSVLLGLPEGAEPIALLCLGPVHSFYEEPMLQRERWAKREPLSSLVFDEGWGRPSDLFDHPSSVEPT from the coding sequence ATGGCACATGCGTTCGCGGCCAACGAGGCGAGGGCGGTCTACCGCGCCATCCACGAGCGGCGCGATATGCGCCACTTCGCGGGTGGACAGGTCGCACCCGAGGTGCTGCGCCGGCTGCTCGATGCGGCGCACCACGCGCCCAGCGTCGGCTTCATGCAGCCGTGGCGCTTCATCCGCATTCGCGGCGAGGCGCTGCGCCAGCAACTGCACCGTGTCGTCGAGCAAGAGCGCGTGCTGACCGCTCGTGCACTCGGCGAGCGCGAGGACGAGTTCATGCGCCTGAAGGTGCAGGGCCTGCTCGACGCGGCTGAGCTGCTGGCAGTGACGCTGGCCGACGGCCGCGAGAAGCACGTGTTCGGTCGCCGCACGTTGCCGCAGATGGACCTGGCTTCGGCCTCCTGCGCCATCCAGAACCTCTGGCTCGCGGCGCGGGCCGAGGGGCTGGGCATGGGGTGGGTGTCGCTGTTCGATCCGGCCGAGGTGTCGGTGCTGCTCGGCCTGCCTGAAGGCGCGGAGCCTATCGCCTTGCTGTGCCTGGGGCCCGTGCACAGCTTTTACGAAGAACCGATGCTGCAGCGCGAACGCTGGGCGAAGCGCGAACCGCTTTCGTCGCTGGTGTTCGACGAGGGCTGGGGCCGGCCTTCGGACCTTTTCGACCATCCGTCTTCCGTGGAGCCCACCTGA
- the cbiB gene encoding adenosylcobinamide-phosphate synthase CbiB, whose protein sequence is MLLQNLEYAVAVAAALWIALAIDRWLGEPPAPLHPVVWMGRYLGLGSRIAPPAYPAKPVDLPMFFIGALVWCVGAVCVWGVAFALQTLMVLSLPAWAVALLLGLLLKPLFAWRMLRDEVLAVEAALAVSLDAGRKQLARLVSRDVSQLSEREVRESAIESLAENLNDSLVAPVFWFVLFGLPGAALYRFANTADAMWGYRGERNGRDWTWLGKWAARADDVLSWVPARITVGLLALAAWRWPAGLSEEARRTPSPNSGWPMAAMALLLGVRLAKPGVYALNAEGRAPSALDMQRTAQLGGRAALAAGVFASLAIVATAGWRWV, encoded by the coding sequence ATGCTCCTCCAGAATCTCGAATACGCCGTCGCTGTAGCCGCTGCGCTGTGGATCGCGCTGGCCATCGACCGCTGGCTGGGTGAGCCGCCTGCGCCGCTGCACCCTGTCGTGTGGATGGGACGCTACCTCGGGCTCGGTTCGCGCATCGCGCCGCCTGCGTACCCAGCGAAGCCGGTGGATCTGCCGATGTTCTTCATTGGCGCGTTGGTGTGGTGCGTGGGGGCCGTGTGCGTCTGGGGCGTCGCCTTTGCCTTGCAGACGCTCATGGTGCTGTCGCTGCCCGCGTGGGCCGTGGCGCTGTTGCTGGGCCTGCTGCTGAAGCCGCTCTTTGCCTGGCGCATGCTGCGCGATGAAGTACTTGCGGTCGAGGCCGCGCTGGCCGTTTCGCTCGATGCCGGCCGCAAGCAATTGGCGCGTCTGGTGAGTCGCGACGTTTCCCAGCTCAGCGAGCGCGAAGTGCGCGAGAGCGCCATCGAATCGCTCGCGGAAAACCTCAACGACTCGCTCGTGGCCCCGGTGTTCTGGTTCGTGCTGTTCGGCCTGCCGGGTGCAGCGCTTTATCGTTTCGCGAACACCGCCGACGCGATGTGGGGCTACCGCGGCGAGCGCAATGGCCGCGACTGGACCTGGCTCGGCAAATGGGCCGCGCGCGCGGACGACGTGCTCTCGTGGGTACCGGCGCGCATCACTGTGGGGCTGCTGGCGCTGGCGGCATGGCGCTGGCCTGCGGGGCTGTCAGAAGAGGCGCGCCGCACGCCGTCGCCCAACAGTGGCTGGCCGATGGCGGCGATGGCGCTGCTGCTGGGCGTGCGGCTTGCGAAGCCGGGTGTGTATGCGCTGAATGCCGAGGGGCGTGCGCCTTCCGCGTTGGACATGCAACGCACCGCGCAACTGGGTGGCCGGGCCGCGTTGGCGGCGGGTGTGTTCGCGTCGCTGGCCATCGTGGCGACAGCCGGCTGGAGGTGGGTATGA
- the cobN gene encoding cobaltochelatase subunit CobN has product MTRFFFWLLVVVLGFLAPAQAQPAGGRVVVLSTSLVSPARVVRLEAAAREAGLPLQVVSASQDSPEALAAALEGARLLVIDAPHISVAQAAAARFGDTILRSTAPYALIGEFALVAKGQASTAVPLVAERGVDAAWAQRLREYWRFSGAANLGAAMKALAQPGKLDGLPDPVPLPLTGLYHPGWPRIEADIAAIERLPGSSGTVAIAINSATVTSDDTGWLDTLIASLERRGLRAYAFYGPRQQKDLFFRMTHAGDRRVVDAIVNASLVFSPNERKAELERIGVPVLQTLPSLAMDATQWAQSKDGLSQTDIAAYYSPSELAGMTDPMLVSARDAAAGTLQPLPAQIDAVADKAAALLRLQRTPAADRRVAMLVYNYPPGEANFGASFLNVPRSVSSMLAAMKSAGYRTDLPGADALIAQVQATMRAYYPTGQGDELQPLLDKGLADAMPLSRYLAWFRSLPVETQRRIESYWGPPEKSTMLRPVAGEQAFVIPRVQFGNVVVLRQPPRFEPGTQVASKAEQVYHRSAIPLSHGYLATYLWLRTQFGASAVVHVGTHGTVEWSAGKERGLSVQDDPLLALGDLPNVYPYIMDNLGEATTAKRRGRATMVSHSTPMFAPAGFRPGVQAMHERMHDWETLSPGPVKTAMEKQLTAEFVEQHYDRDLNWTPARIRADFAGFIAVLHPYLDELAQTAQPLGLATFGQAPDAQRRRMTILQILGRPLVEALGEDIDEAFLIDAKSVAGSRPARWVELALSDAQAASAMGKTAADVQSLLSLAERAQKLDAVLAHNEEIEGLLTALDGRYLKSSYGGDPVRNPDSLPTGRNLYGFDPSRVPTRAAWDTGVAAMDAWIAEHAKTHTGKAPEKIAFTLWAGEASRHQGVLESQAFYAMGVKPRWDEGGRMTGIEVIPASALKRPRMDVLISVTGSYRDQFPNVMRWLDEAVQQVAALREPGNAVAQHSEAMARKLRSEGASVQEAQRWSTARVFSNEQGSYGAGLEEAALASDAWKSQQRGGGDAQMAQLYMDRMGHAYGKGLDGAARPGAYAGNLMQVDAALMARSSNLYGVLTNDDPFQYLGGIAQAVRQLTGKDPALYVQNLRDGSAVRTDTAAGAIAREMQTRYLHPQWIEAQKAEGYSGTLQVLKTAQFLWGWQVTAPQAVRQDQWQSLHDVYVRDKYKLGTREWLEGDNRAAFAQTLERMLDAVRLNYWKPDGATRRELARAYAEAVRATGLRERNAGVQRLAQAELSPPAPSHLPRSPVEPVVAAAPAPAPTPAAEPAPDSPQPVSGLKLEPTPADAPSPKAEAIVLRLWVALGAALLVALGALMQWRRGRATA; this is encoded by the coding sequence GTGACGCGGTTTTTCTTCTGGCTTCTGGTGGTGGTGCTGGGGTTTCTTGCGCCGGCACAGGCCCAGCCTGCGGGGGGGCGTGTCGTTGTGCTGAGCACCTCGCTGGTTTCGCCGGCGCGGGTGGTTCGATTGGAGGCTGCCGCGCGTGAAGCCGGGCTGCCGTTGCAGGTGGTGTCGGCGTCGCAGGACTCGCCCGAAGCGCTGGCCGCTGCGCTGGAAGGCGCGCGTTTGCTCGTCATCGATGCACCGCACATCAGCGTCGCGCAAGCTGCCGCGGCGCGCTTCGGCGACACGATCTTGCGCAGCACGGCGCCGTATGCGCTGATCGGCGAGTTCGCGCTGGTGGCCAAGGGGCAAGCCTCCACTGCCGTGCCGCTGGTGGCCGAGCGCGGCGTCGATGCCGCATGGGCGCAGCGCTTGCGTGAGTACTGGCGCTTCTCCGGCGCGGCCAATCTCGGCGCGGCGATGAAAGCCCTGGCACAGCCCGGCAAGCTCGACGGCCTGCCCGATCCCGTGCCACTGCCGCTGACCGGCCTCTATCACCCGGGCTGGCCCCGCATCGAGGCCGACATCGCGGCCATCGAGCGGTTGCCCGGCAGCAGCGGCACGGTCGCCATCGCCATCAACAGCGCCACCGTGACGAGCGACGACACCGGCTGGCTCGACACGCTGATCGCCTCGCTCGAACGGCGCGGCTTGCGCGCCTATGCCTTCTACGGCCCGCGCCAGCAGAAAGACCTGTTCTTCCGCATGACGCATGCCGGCGATCGGCGCGTGGTCGATGCGATCGTCAACGCCTCGCTCGTCTTCAGCCCGAACGAGCGCAAGGCCGAGCTCGAACGCATTGGCGTGCCGGTGCTGCAGACGTTGCCCTCGCTGGCCATGGACGCCACGCAATGGGCGCAAAGCAAAGACGGCCTCTCGCAAACCGACATCGCTGCCTACTACAGCCCGAGCGAGCTGGCCGGCATGACCGACCCGATGCTCGTGAGCGCGCGCGATGCGGCGGCCGGCACGCTGCAGCCGTTGCCCGCGCAGATCGATGCTGTGGCAGACAAGGCGGCTGCGTTGTTGCGGCTTCAACGCACGCCCGCCGCGGACCGCCGTGTGGCGATGCTGGTCTACAACTACCCACCGGGCGAAGCCAACTTCGGCGCATCGTTCCTCAACGTGCCGCGCAGCGTGAGCAGCATGCTCGCGGCAATGAAGTCCGCCGGCTACCGCACCGACCTGCCGGGCGCCGACGCGCTCATCGCGCAAGTGCAGGCGACGATGAGGGCCTACTACCCGACGGGGCAGGGCGACGAGCTGCAGCCGCTGCTCGACAAGGGCCTGGCCGATGCGATGCCGCTTTCGCGCTACCTCGCATGGTTCCGGTCGCTGCCGGTGGAAACGCAGCGCCGTATCGAAAGCTACTGGGGCCCGCCCGAGAAGTCGACCATGCTGCGCCCCGTCGCGGGTGAGCAAGCCTTCGTGATTCCGCGCGTGCAGTTCGGCAACGTTGTCGTGTTGCGCCAGCCGCCGCGCTTCGAGCCTGGCACGCAGGTGGCGAGCAAGGCTGAGCAGGTGTACCACCGCTCGGCTATTCCGCTGAGCCACGGCTACCTGGCTACCTACCTCTGGCTGCGCACGCAGTTCGGTGCGAGCGCGGTGGTGCACGTGGGCACGCACGGCACGGTCGAATGGTCTGCGGGCAAGGAGCGCGGCCTGTCGGTGCAGGACGACCCATTGCTCGCGCTCGGCGATCTGCCGAACGTCTACCCGTACATCATGGACAACCTCGGCGAGGCCACCACTGCCAAGCGCCGTGGCCGCGCGACCATGGTGAGCCATTCGACGCCGATGTTCGCGCCCGCCGGCTTTCGTCCCGGCGTGCAGGCCATGCACGAGCGCATGCACGACTGGGAGACGCTGTCGCCCGGCCCGGTGAAAACGGCGATGGAAAAGCAGCTGACGGCCGAGTTCGTGGAGCAGCACTACGACCGCGACCTGAATTGGACGCCCGCTCGGATTCGTGCGGACTTTGCCGGCTTCATCGCGGTGTTGCATCCGTACCTCGACGAACTCGCACAGACCGCGCAGCCGCTGGGCCTGGCGACCTTCGGGCAGGCTCCCGATGCGCAGCGCCGGCGCATGACGATCCTGCAGATTCTCGGCAGGCCTTTGGTCGAAGCGCTTGGCGAAGACATCGACGAGGCCTTTCTGATCGATGCGAAGAGCGTTGCCGGCTCGCGGCCCGCGCGCTGGGTCGAACTCGCGCTCAGCGATGCGCAGGCGGCGAGTGCCATGGGCAAGACCGCTGCCGACGTGCAGAGCCTGCTGTCGCTGGCCGAACGCGCGCAGAAGCTCGACGCGGTGCTTGCCCACAACGAAGAAATCGAAGGCCTGCTGACAGCCCTCGACGGCCGTTACCTGAAGTCGAGTTACGGCGGCGATCCGGTGCGCAACCCTGACAGCCTGCCGACCGGCCGCAATCTCTACGGATTCGACCCGAGCCGCGTGCCGACGCGCGCGGCCTGGGATACGGGCGTTGCCGCGATGGACGCCTGGATCGCCGAACACGCGAAGACCCATACCGGCAAGGCGCCAGAAAAGATCGCCTTCACGCTCTGGGCCGGCGAGGCCTCGCGCCACCAGGGCGTGCTTGAAAGCCAGGCCTTCTACGCCATGGGCGTGAAGCCGCGCTGGGACGAAGGCGGGCGCATGACGGGCATCGAGGTGATTCCAGCGTCGGCGTTGAAGCGGCCGCGCATGGACGTGCTGATCAGCGTCACTGGCTCTTACCGCGACCAGTTTCCCAATGTGATGCGCTGGCTCGACGAGGCGGTGCAGCAGGTGGCTGCCTTGCGAGAGCCCGGCAACGCCGTCGCGCAGCACAGCGAGGCGATGGCGCGCAAGCTGCGTTCGGAAGGTGCATCGGTGCAAGAGGCGCAACGCTGGTCGACAGCGCGCGTGTTCTCGAACGAGCAGGGCAGCTACGGCGCCGGGCTCGAGGAAGCCGCGCTCGCCAGCGATGCGTGGAAAAGCCAGCAACGCGGCGGCGGCGACGCGCAGATGGCGCAGCTCTACATGGACCGCATGGGTCACGCCTACGGCAAGGGCCTCGACGGCGCGGCACGGCCGGGCGCCTACGCGGGCAATCTCATGCAGGTCGATGCGGCGCTGATGGCGCGCAGCTCCAACCTGTACGGCGTGCTGACTAACGACGACCCGTTCCAGTACCTCGGCGGAATCGCACAGGCCGTGCGCCAGCTCACGGGCAAGGACCCGGCGCTGTACGTGCAGAACCTGCGCGACGGCAGTGCGGTGCGTACCGACACCGCAGCAGGCGCCATCGCACGCGAGATGCAGACCCGCTACCTGCATCCGCAGTGGATCGAAGCGCAGAAGGCCGAGGGCTACAGTGGCACGCTGCAGGTGCTGAAGACCGCGCAATTTCTCTGGGGCTGGCAGGTCACGGCGCCGCAGGCCGTGCGGCAGGACCAATGGCAGTCGCTGCACGATGTGTATGTGCGCGACAAGTACAAGCTGGGCACGCGCGAATGGCTGGAAGGCGACAACCGGGCTGCCTTCGCGCAGACGCTGGAGCGCATGCTCGACGCGGTGCGGCTGAATTACTGGAAGCCGGATGGCGCCACGCGGCGCGAACTGGCACGGGCCTATGCGGAAGCAGTGCGTGCGACCGGACTGCGCGAGCGGAATGCGGGTGTGCAGCGGCTCGCGCAGGCAGAGCTGTCGCCGCCTGCGCCTTCGCACCTGCCGCGCTCACCGGTCGAACCCGTGGTTGCGGCAGCGCCTGCGCCAGCTCCTACCCCGGCAGCCGAGCCAGCGCCGGACAGCCCCCAGCCCGTCAGCGGCCTCAAGCTCGAACCGACACCCGCTGACGCGCCATCGCCCAAGGCCGAAGCCATCGTCCTTCGGCTCTGGGTGGCGTTGGGGGCCGCGTTACTTGTTGCGCTTGGTGCCCTGATGCAGTGGCGCCGGGGCAGGGCGACTGCCTGA
- the cobO gene encoding cob(I)yrinic acid a,c-diamide adenosyltransferase — protein sequence MQIETPPSEKPYEKPEGERRGLVIVNTGDGKGKSTAAFGLALRAHGRGKAVKIYQFMKVPTARFGEHRMFEQIGIPIEGLGDGFSWKSQDLERSGQLARDGWEKAKAAILSGEFFLVVLDEITYPLIYGWLPLEGVLETLRARPKHVHVVLTGRRCPPEIIELADTVTEMTLIKHAFKAGIPAQRGIED from the coding sequence ATGCAAATAGAGACACCCCCCAGCGAAAAGCCGTACGAAAAACCCGAAGGCGAACGCCGAGGCCTCGTCATCGTCAACACAGGCGACGGCAAGGGCAAGAGCACCGCCGCCTTCGGCCTCGCGCTGCGCGCTCACGGCCGCGGTAAGGCCGTGAAGATCTACCAATTCATGAAGGTGCCGACCGCGCGCTTCGGCGAACACCGCATGTTCGAGCAGATCGGCATTCCGATCGAAGGGCTCGGCGACGGCTTCAGCTGGAAGAGCCAGGACCTCGAACGCTCCGGGCAACTGGCACGCGACGGCTGGGAGAAGGCCAAGGCCGCGATCCTGTCGGGCGAGTTCTTCCTGGTGGTGCTCGACGAGATCACCTATCCGCTGATCTACGGTTGGCTGCCTCTGGAAGGCGTGCTCGAAACGCTGCGCGCGCGGCCAAAGCACGTGCACGTGGTGCTCACCGGCCGGCGCTGCCCGCCCGAGATCATCGAGCTGGCCGACACGGTGACCGAGATGACGTTGATCAAGCACGCCTTCAAGGCCGGCATTCCTGCGCAACGCGGCATCGAAGACTGA
- a CDS encoding DUF2149 domain-containing protein, with translation MSRRQFSILSSLDSDDDDPVLSTINLIDVFMVVIGMLMIAVINNPMNPFAQDKVTIIRNEGQPNMEIVTLEGRKITRFKASGATGQGDGEKAGTAWRLKDGTMVYVPADAVPAQGGK, from the coding sequence ATGAGCCGTCGCCAGTTCTCCATTCTGAGCAGCTTGGACAGCGATGACGACGATCCGGTGCTCTCGACGATCAACCTGATCGACGTGTTCATGGTCGTGATCGGCATGCTGATGATCGCGGTCATCAACAACCCGATGAATCCCTTTGCGCAGGACAAGGTGACGATCATCCGCAACGAGGGCCAGCCGAACATGGAGATCGTCACGCTCGAGGGCCGCAAGATCACGCGCTTCAAGGCCAGCGGCGCGACGGGGCAGGGCGACGGCGAGAAGGCTGGCACTGCCTGGCGGTTGAAAGACGGCACGATGGTCTATGTGCCGGCGGATGCGGTTCCGGCCCAGGGCGGGAAGTGA
- a CDS encoding ABC transporter substrate-binding protein, whose amino-acid sequence MKKKKTIRTSLAALGLALFALAAHAFDVVDERGVTVSLPQPPQRIVTLLPSLTESVCALGACNRLVGVDRYSNSPEQVKVLPQLGGGIDPNVEAIVALKPDAVLLAKSSRVTQRLEALGLKVLVLEPKSHADVQRVLDKLDQVLGTHEAPKVWRVIDASVSAAAQSVPASAKGTRVYFEVNSAPYAAGESSFIGETLTRLGMRNIVPASLGPFPKLNPEYVVRANPDLIMVSVRSAQGLEQRPGWAGIRAVREGRICRFSAEQSDVLVRPGPRMDEAARLMAQCLADKGGKR is encoded by the coding sequence ATGAAGAAGAAAAAGACGATCCGCACTTCGCTGGCTGCCCTCGGCCTGGCCCTGTTCGCGCTGGCCGCGCATGCATTTGACGTGGTCGACGAGCGCGGCGTGACCGTGAGCCTGCCGCAGCCACCGCAGCGCATCGTCACGCTGCTGCCATCGCTCACAGAATCGGTCTGCGCGCTCGGCGCCTGCAACCGGCTGGTGGGCGTCGATCGCTATTCCAACTCGCCCGAACAGGTGAAGGTGCTGCCGCAGCTCGGCGGCGGGATCGACCCGAACGTCGAGGCCATCGTCGCGCTCAAGCCCGACGCGGTGCTGCTTGCCAAGTCGTCGCGCGTCACGCAGCGGCTCGAGGCGCTGGGCCTGAAGGTGCTGGTGCTTGAACCCAAGAGCCATGCTGACGTGCAGCGCGTGCTCGACAAGCTCGACCAGGTGCTCGGCACGCACGAAGCGCCGAAGGTCTGGCGCGTGATCGATGCCAGCGTCTCGGCCGCCGCGCAGTCGGTGCCTGCGAGCGCCAAGGGCACGCGCGTGTACTTCGAAGTGAACAGCGCGCCGTACGCGGCGGGCGAGTCGTCGTTCATCGGCGAAACGCTCACGCGGCTCGGAATGAGGAACATCGTGCCGGCTTCGCTCGGCCCGTTCCCCAAGCTCAACCCCGAATATGTGGTGCGCGCGAACCCCGACCTCATCATGGTCAGCGTTCGCAGCGCGCAGGGGCTGGAGCAGCGCCCCGGCTGGGCCGGCATCCGCGCGGTGCGTGAAGGCCGCATCTGCCGCTTCAGCGCGGAACAGTCCGACGTGCTCGTGCGCCCCGGCCCACGCATGGACGAGGCCGCGCGCCTGATGGCGCAGTGCCTTGCCGACAAGGGAGGCAAGCGGTGA
- a CDS encoding ABC transporter ATP-binding protein codes for MSSRQNNTPALEARRVSATLGATEVLHDIDLALSSARWTSIVGPNGAGKSTLLKALAGLLAHRGEVRLFGEAQNKVPARIRAQRLSWLGQSGTGEGSADDLMVYDVAMLGRLPHQRWLAAPSEADREAVERALRSTQAWDWRDRPLGQLSGGERQRVLLARALAVEAELLLMDEPLANLDPPHQADWMQTARALVAEGKTVVSVLHELPMALAADELVVMDRGRVVHHGGCSDPATHAALEQVFDHRIRVHRVAEQWIALPL; via the coding sequence ATGAGCAGCCGGCAGAACAACACTCCAGCTCTCGAAGCACGCCGCGTAAGCGCCACGCTCGGCGCCACCGAGGTGCTGCACGACATCGATCTGGCGCTGTCGTCGGCCCGCTGGACCAGCATCGTCGGCCCGAACGGTGCGGGCAAGTCGACACTGCTGAAGGCGCTCGCGGGCCTGCTCGCGCACCGAGGCGAGGTGCGGCTCTTCGGCGAGGCGCAGAACAAGGTGCCGGCGCGCATCCGTGCCCAGCGCCTTTCCTGGCTCGGCCAGAGCGGCACGGGCGAGGGCAGCGCCGACGACCTGATGGTCTACGACGTCGCCATGCTCGGCCGCCTGCCGCACCAGCGCTGGCTGGCTGCCCCCAGCGAGGCTGACCGCGAGGCGGTGGAGCGCGCGCTGCGCAGCACCCAGGCCTGGGACTGGCGCGACCGACCGCTGGGCCAGCTCTCCGGCGGCGAACGTCAACGGGTGCTATTGGCGCGCGCGCTCGCGGTCGAGGCCGAACTGCTGCTGATGGACGAACCGCTTGCCAACCTCGACCCTCCGCATCAGGCCGACTGGATGCAGACCGCCCGCGCGCTCGTGGCTGAAGGCAAGACCGTGGTCAGCGTGTTGCACGAGCTGCCGATGGCGCTGGCGGCCGACGAACTTGTCGTGATGGATCGCGGGCGGGTGGTGCACCACGGCGGCTGCAGCGACCCCGCAACCCACGCCGCGCTGGAGCAGGTGTTCGACCATCGCATCCGGGTGCACCGGGTGGCTGAGCAATGGATTGCGCTGCCGTTATGA
- a CDS encoding FecCD family ABC transporter permease encodes MNAARRHAVHLRRVLLLGAGLLVAGAALMVLGLGIGSTGFESLLAARHDPVALQIVWEIRLPRTLGAWLAGALLGLAGAVAQGLFRNPLADPYLLGSASGASLGVALALLMFGGSAASAQWVMRLGLTGAAFLGAVLAVMLTLMLARGVQQTLRLLLAGVIVGVVLGAAKDLITIASADILQAIQGFILGSTGLVGWSACAVMAMVGAVCLLLAWALAPVLDGLALGEATARSLGLPLGAMRAALVVVLALATGAAVAQTGLIAFVGLAAPHLVRSAIKTTHARLILLSALMGGLLLMAADLLARWLIAPQELPVGVLTAVLGGSYLLWLMHRRGARSGVA; translated from the coding sequence GTGAACGCAGCGCGAAGGCACGCGGTCCATCTGCGCCGCGTCTTGCTGCTCGGCGCCGGCCTGCTGGTGGCGGGCGCCGCGCTGATGGTGCTGGGCCTGGGCATCGGCAGCACCGGCTTTGAGAGCCTGCTCGCGGCGCGGCACGACCCGGTGGCGCTGCAGATCGTGTGGGAAATCCGCCTGCCGCGCACGCTGGGCGCATGGCTGGCCGGCGCGCTGCTGGGGCTGGCGGGCGCGGTGGCGCAGGGGCTGTTCCGCAATCCGCTGGCCGACCCGTACTTGCTGGGCAGCGCCTCGGGCGCCTCACTGGGCGTGGCACTGGCGCTGCTGATGTTCGGCGGCTCCGCCGCAAGTGCGCAGTGGGTGATGCGGCTCGGGCTCACCGGCGCGGCCTTTCTCGGCGCGGTGCTGGCGGTAATGCTCACGCTGATGCTGGCGCGAGGCGTGCAGCAGACGCTGCGGCTGTTGCTGGCCGGCGTGATCGTCGGCGTGGTGCTCGGCGCGGCGAAAGACCTCATCACCATCGCTTCGGCAGACATCCTGCAGGCCATCCAGGGCTTCATTCTCGGCAGCACCGGCCTTGTCGGCTGGAGCGCCTGCGCGGTGATGGCGATGGTCGGCGCGGTCTGCCTGCTGCTGGCCTGGGCGTTGGCGCCGGTGCTCGACGGGCTCGCGCTCGGTGAGGCCACGGCGCGCAGCCTCGGCCTGCCATTGGGCGCGATGCGCGCGGCGCTGGTCGTGGTGCTGGCACTGGCCACCGGCGCAGCCGTGGCGCAGACCGGGTTGATCGCCTTTGTCGGCCTCGCGGCGCCGCACCTCGTGCGCTCGGCCATCAAGACCACGCACGCGCGGCTGATCCTGCTGTCGGCGCTGATGGGCGGCCTGCTGCTGATGGCGGCCGACCTGCTGGCGCGCTGGCTGATCGCGCCGCAGGAACTGCCGGTGGGCGTGCTCACGGCCGTGCTGGGCGGCAGCTACCTGCTGTGGCTGATGCACCGGCGCGGCGCGCGGAGTGGCGTGGCATGA
- a CDS encoding bifunctional adenosylcobinamide kinase/adenosylcobinamide-phosphate guanylyltransferase: MPQSNKPKTVEHEFILGGQKSGKSRRAEQRAIDWFAADPRTHRAVLIATAQAYDDEMLERIVRHQADRAERVPGMRTIEEPVELARAIVTQSTPETLVVVDCLTLWLTNLLMPLHSEDARPVTRTPATHIAMLLVALREARGPVVLVGNEIGLGVIPLGRETRAFVDALGRLNQDVAAACGRVTLMAAGLPLSLKAPAA, from the coding sequence ATGCCGCAATCGAATAAGCCGAAGACCGTCGAGCACGAGTTCATCCTGGGCGGCCAGAAGAGCGGCAAGTCGCGCCGCGCCGAGCAGCGCGCGATCGACTGGTTCGCGGCCGATCCCCGCACGCATCGCGCGGTGCTGATCGCCACCGCGCAGGCCTACGACGACGAGATGCTGGAGCGCATCGTGCGCCACCAGGCCGATCGTGCCGAACGCGTGCCCGGCATGCGCACCATCGAGGAGCCAGTCGAGCTCGCGCGCGCCATCGTCACGCAGAGTACGCCCGAGACGCTGGTGGTGGTCGACTGCCTCACGCTGTGGCTTACCAACCTGCTGATGCCCTTGCACTCCGAAGACGCCCGCCCCGTGACGCGCACCCCGGCCACGCACATCGCCATGCTGCTGGTCGCACTGCGTGAGGCGCGCGGACCGGTGGTGCTGGTCGGCAACGAGATCGGCCTGGGCGTGATCCCGCTGGGCCGCGAGACGCGCGCCTTCGTCGACGCGCTCGGCCGGCTGAACCAGGACGTGGCCGCCGCCTGCGGCCGCGTCACCCTGATGGCCGCAGGCCTGCCGCTGAGCCTGAAAGCGCCTGCTGCATGA
- a CDS encoding MotA/TolQ/ExbB proton channel family protein yields MLAFDTVLFELARLFLWPVTLGVLLSFVYAVYCLGAFGIEYLQRHRDPSRALVLQGHAQASQEQMELVVLKQLEGVRLCSRVAPMLGLIATMIPMGPALVAVASGESQGVAQSLAPAFASVIVALASASITFVVYTVRRRWLMRELVSVLDARDRLS; encoded by the coding sequence ATGCTGGCTTTCGACACCGTTCTCTTCGAGCTTGCGCGCCTGTTCCTCTGGCCGGTGACGCTGGGCGTGCTGCTGTCCTTCGTCTATGCCGTGTACTGCCTCGGCGCGTTCGGCATCGAGTACCTGCAGCGCCACCGTGACCCCTCGCGCGCGCTGGTGCTGCAGGGCCATGCGCAGGCCAGCCAGGAGCAGATGGAGCTGGTCGTGCTCAAGCAGCTCGAAGGCGTACGCCTGTGCAGCCGTGTGGCGCCGATGCTGGGGCTGATCGCCACCATGATCCCGATGGGCCCCGCGCTCGTGGCCGTGGCCTCGGGCGAATCGCAGGGCGTGGCGCAGAGCCTGGCGCCCGCGTTCGCGAGCGTGATCGTCGCGCTGGCCTCGGCCTCGATCACCTTCGTGGTCTACACCGTGCGCCGCCGCTGGCTGATGCGTGAACTGGTGTCGGTGCTCGATGCTCGGGACCGGCTGTCATGA